The genome window ATCCAACATTCTCACAAATATTGGTAGATCTTGGGTTCTAAAAGATTTGATGTTCGATCATCCAATCATCACAATAGAAAGATGTTTAATTACCTCGATGCAGATCTAACTTCAATTAAGCCCCCAAAAGTAGCACAAGTTCTAACATAAGCTGAAGTTATAGAGTTGGGACTTAATTCTACGTCACCATTATATACTGAATTTGGGGGAGGATAGTCACTTTCTCCTGcatcaaatttaaaaccatCAATACCATGTTGTTCTTGTAGTGATTTGAGCCTATCGATATACCATTTCGCTGCGTGTTCATTAGTAAAGTCGACGTAATGTGCTGGATTGCCATCCCACCAACTCGTTTCGTCACCACCATCTTCTGACTTGACAAAATAACctgtgacatttttagttaataaaaataaacgctACACTAAAATTAAATACCATTCTCTTCACCATAGTTCATTGTATCTTCACAGTCGTGGTTAACAAAAGGATGAGTCCACAGAGTAACAGTAAAACCTAAATCTTTTAATGTTTTTACTGTATCGGTTATACTCGAAAATTGTTCATCGTTAAAAGTTAGTGAACCGTAACACGTCTAGAAAATATGTGAAACATATTCATATCATCACCAATGTTTTTCCAACTCTTACTTCCCAATAATCATCAATTTCTATTTGTCCTGTAAAACCGTGATCAGCAATATCTTGAGCGAAATCAACTACGGTATCGTCGTTTATGTCTTTTTTGTATTTGGCCCATGTCGTCCAAATTGGATTGCGAATTATCCATTCGTCAGGATGACCTAAAATTCTAAGtcaattttttgtcaaatcatttaaaattttaaccttCAGGTTTCCCCAAGAAGTTGTTGACTGCATACAGATGACCTTCTTTAGCATCATTCTTAGCAACTAGATTGTATTCCAAAAGAAccttaaatttaattgaggTTACACAATgaagttttaatatttgagTGTATTACTCTATCTCGTCCGACGTAAGGTCCCGATAAGGAacttataaaacaaatacttCCGTCTATCAAGTTATTTTGGTCCAAAGATAATGGAACCTTGTCATCAACAAATACGAACCCTCCTTTCGAATTTAACCAGTACCGTTCACCTACAGCTCCATTATCGGACTTTAGGGTTGTATAAATTCTGTTTTTGATCGATACATCTTCAATAGGCCAATTAGCATTCCACATTTCAGGACCACCAAACCAGTTTGTTTCTCCAGAATTTAAATCTAAACAATCCTCAAATGTTATTTCAGCGTCAGTGGTTTCCCATGAAATTGAAAAACCGCTGTCAATGCTCTCCACTGTCAAACTAACATCTCCATTCTCAAGCTGGCAACTAGAGGCTCCGTCACAGTCATCTGGTATATCGATACTTGTGGTCAGACCAATTTGTCCAGAAATTTTCTCATCATCATCTGGAAATAAACCTTAAAACAACGTCTCTTAACTTTAAAGTCTTACCTAACGACAAGCTTATTCCAATTGAATTTTCACCAGCGGTCAATTCTAGATTCACATTATCATTATTCAATCGTATGCTACTGGCTTGCACAAGAAGGCATAGGAACGAAGCTGCAACATATAATTTAACATATCGTTGAAGAGCATTGACAATACttaccaaaaaattttagcttcatttttattgttcttaACACGAATACGTGGGAGACCTGTTTTTATATGATTGTCAAGTGTAATTTATCTAATCATTGATTCTTGTCAAGCTTTTAAGAGTTtctaaatttacaaaaattaaaaacgatgattttatctttttgtttacaaaagagataaatgaaaaacaaaatcttcATCAATGACTATCGGAAATATACCTAATCTAAAGGTGCTGTAAATAGAAATCGTTTAGCTATCTTTTTAGCATACAAGGATATATTTTCGTCTTCGCAACAATTTGTAGATATAGGCGAATGTGTTAGATAAGGACTACATAAAGTGCACAATGTTAGCTGTTGATGATTTGTCCaacacgaaaaaaatgtttaaaaaaatatttttattgtttaagtAGAATATACAATGCCccaaaaaagttaaggatATTCTCGATATGTGAATGATAACGCTCGTCTGCACAGGATACGATTGGTTTTGGAAACCTTAGATTTGCAAGAAATTCAACATTTTCAGCTACCTGCACGATCTCCGGAGTTCAACCCTATTGAAACCGTCTGAGACCTTGGAAGCACTCGCAGAATATTTGCATTATCCAGAGAATATTCGGGTATTGAGTGACTTGTTCCCTATTTTGTGGCAACAGACCCCCAGGAAGAGATTGACAACTTAATTCGTCGTATTAGAGAGGTTATACGGGTACGAGGACGAAATACCgattatttgaaattaaaacaaaaattatttcatttcatttaattttaattttatttaatttcaagggttttactttttttggtTCCATTCTGTATTGATCTGGCTGAAAATGAATGGAATTACACATGTGTATCGATTATGATCCCTGTTCTTGTTCACATACAGCAATatccttaacttttttggGGCAGTGTAGTATAAGACAAACAAATACTCGAATGcatctttattaaaatgttcaaaatatgttactgtttaataaaatatggaaGGATATCAATCGGTGCTGAATAATCTTTCAAAGTTTGAGGACCTTCATATACCGTTCCGTCATTTCCATCCTTCCACGAACCACTTGGAAAAACTATATCTCTACTAGTACCACCTTCTTCGATAATTGGTGCGACAAGTATTTTCTCTCCCAACAAGTACTCTGCAATCAAGTAATCGTCTCAAGCTTTCACGTTTCAAAATGCTTCAACTTACCATCATTCACTTTTAAAGCGTCAGCATTAGTCGGATCAACCCACCAGATGGGCGGATTTACAGGAGTTCCATCTGTCATACTATTATTTATTGCCTCTAAAATTTCATCAGCATACTCTTCATGCAAGGCGACATATTTCTTGATGATTGCCTCTCCgtcaaactaaaattaatttaattcctTTAGAAAAAGTTATCACATTTAAATATCACAGTACATCGTCACTAGTTATCTCCCATGGCAAATAACTAAACTGCATGGTAGGCATAAAGGTATTTGCTTGAGTCCACCTGGCAATTAATTCTGCACTTGGGTCTCCATTATAACCGTTTCCTCCAATCATATCAGGAAGGACACTGAAAGGGTTTGATATTATTACATGTCcataaaatcaaaacaaattgtaaTCGTACAATacataaccctgtatattgaagAGCAACAGAGTGGTAATTATAGAGTGGAGTCCATTATTGACGGTCCAGCTTGAATCTCTGTCCCATTCCATCCATTCTTAACAATGTTGGCAAGTCTTGGGTTCTAAAATAATCGGTATTTAATCAAGATTACaatctaattatttttattacctcCATGCAACTCTAGTTTCAATGAGACCGCCGAAAGTAGCGCAAGTTCTAACATAAGCTGAAGTTATGGAGTTGGGACTTAATTCTACATCACCAGAAAAAACTGAATCTGCTGGAGGGAAATCACTTTCTCCTGCATCGAATTTAAATCCGTCAATACCATGTTGTTCCTGTAATAATTTAAGCCTATCGACAAACCAATTTTTTGCATCATCATTAGTAAAATCGATGTAATGAGCTGGATTACCATCCCACCAATTCGTTTCGTCATTACCATCCGCTGACTTAGCAAAATAACCTTTAACATTTTCCGTTGCTTAAAATGAACACTAATGTAAAATTACATACCATGTTCTTCACCGTAATTCACTATATCTTCACAGTTTTCGTTAACAAAAGGATGAGCCCACAGAGTAACAGTAAAACCCAAATCTTTTAACGTTTTTACAGTGTCAGTTATACTAGAGAATTGTTCGTCGTTAAAGGTAAGACTACCGTAGCATGTctagaaaaatgtattttaatttcaaatctgATTAAATTTGTGTAGATTTTACCTCCCAGTAATCATCAATTTCTATTTGTCCTGTAAAACCATGATCAGCAATATCTTTAGCAAAATCAACGACGACATTGTCATTTATgtcttttttgtattttgccCAAGTCGTCCAAATTGGATGACGAATTATCCATTCGTCAGGTTGAGCTAAAACtctgtattatttatttattacataaattaaaatcaaaaccTTTAGGTTTCcccaaaaaattattgacGGCGTTCAGATGGGCTTCTTTAGCATCATTCTTAGCAACAAGATTGTATTCCAAAAGAACCTTAAATCAAAATCGAGTTACACAACAAAAACTTAATACTTGACTAAATTACTCGATCTCGTCCGACGTAAGGTTCCGATAAGGAACTTACAAAACAAATACTTCCTTCtttcaatatattttgatCCAAAAATAATGGAACCTTGTCATCAACGAATACGAAACCTCCTTTGGAATTTAACCAGTATCGTTCATCTACAGCACCATTATCGGTTTTTACGACTGTATAAATTCTGTTGtcaattttcacattttcgaTTGGCCAATCGGCGTGCCACATCTCAGGTCCACCAAACCAGTTTGTTTCTTCACGATTTAAATCTAAACAATCCTGAAATTTCATTTCAGTGTCATCAGACTGCCATGAAATTGAAAAACCACTGTCAATGCTACTAATCGTCAAGTCAAcattgtcattttgaaaatggcAACTAGATTCTCCATCGCAATCATCTGGTATGTCTACACTCGTTGTCATACCAATTTCTCCAGAAATTTTCTCCTCATCATCTGTAAATAAGTGTCAAAACAACGTCTTATATCGTTAGAATCTCACCTAACGACACGCTAATTCTAATTGAATTTTCACCACCAGTCAATTCTAGATTGACATTATCATTATTCAATCGTATGCTATAAGCTTCCAGAAGGAAGCATAAGAAGCAAGCtgcaatttataatttatgttaTAGTTAAAAACCTCTGACAATACTCACCAATGATTTGTAGTTTCATGTTTTAACGTTTTTAACACGGATACAGGGTAAGACATGTTTTTATATGATTGTCAACTACTATCTATCTAATCATTGATTCTTGTCAAACCTTTAAGAATTTTTAAGtgtacaaaaataaagattttATCCTTATGTTTACAAacgaaataaatgaaaatcatAAACTTCGTCAACCTGAATCATGACTATCGGAAATTTAATCTAGATGAAGATGTAAATCGAAATTACTCAGCTATCTTTTTAGCTTACAAGGAAACGTTCTCACCTAAAGTGGTCGCCTTAGCAACAATTTGTGTGTATAGGCGAATGCGTTAGGTAATCACTACACATGAGTATAAAATCCATAATATTAGCTACTACTGACTTGTAGAACACGAGAAAAGCATGTTCAAAATTGTAGATTACGTTACGAGTTAAGAAAAGAGGAAGTTTACTAGACGAGTATGGCAAGTTCAAGTACCAGTGTCAGCGAGTTCTTAAATGCCATACGAGTCCAGTAAAATCACTTTTCTGACGAGGagcatatactatttttttgcattttaagaatacatattaaaatttgttcgtATGCTGTAAAGTGAGCTATTACTATATAATATACTCGTAGTTCCTTATTGtataaaattcgaaaaaatatatttttgtaatattagttactaattatttttcattcgATCTGCATCTTgcataatagtagtttatttcatgagttcgtgcgtaaattgggccttttttggctgGCACTAGTGgtccattttaaaacgcgagtgaaacgagcgttttaaaggcccacgagtgccaaaaaaaggcccaatttacacacgaacgaattgaatacaacgtttttctGTTCGACGAgacccttaaaggctccaaatcgcttaaaatctttaaaattagcttgacgtttcgttttgacaagttgtgacatttatcaaaataagttttttctacaaccgtcaagaaaaacgtgacatttttgcttccttatcaagtcgcaaagtacATAGGTCATTTTTGGTagatcaaaaatatttgtcaaaaagtttccttggatgctttaataactatttttgtaaaacagtgaaaaaaaataagcatccaaggaaaattttacaaaaattaaaaaattgaaaaatttaaaaatgcggTTGAAGTacaaaataattgtgtttttctataactgattcaaaaaattggtattcacgcatagttatccaTGCGTGAAttgggtcattttcttacgtgtatttttttttattaatactaTAGTAACTATAGCATATAGTCAGTGTGTCAAAAGCGATTTCACTCACATaactttttctgtttttcacttcacccagtgttttttattagttatctagcaacatggtcactggtTGATATACTTCAGAtctccttcaaaaatttgaattttaaaatttagttttgaaagcaaatgtagaaaaaatattgtttttctaattcagttacgaaaagtaactattgtgatatgtcattttagttgtcaaacgtgcttcatttaataactagtcaaaaacgtgacattatattatcactagtgttaaaaagtgacattatattatcactagtgttaaaaagtgacattagtattattatcccggaaaattattgaaatagcagatttaaacaggattttaattagaatgtgggcttttcgtaactaaattagaaaaaatcttgtatgaaacttgtagcaaaatggctatttttttgcacacgACATGCTGGACCACTCGTTGACACTCGTAGTCGCTCATTTtgcaactcgttgcataaatagctattatatttcgtgcgtgaagatgtttttcgtGCATTGAAAGGCttttactgcctcgacctACGTCTCGGcttaaaagaccttttcatgcacaaaaaacactctctgcACGcgcttaatataaaaataactattatattcGAATGACTTTGAagtctcgaccaaaaactcattctcatgcgccaacaaaaaacaatcattttgcgcacttaatacaaaaataactattgttgtAAGCACTTTATCAACTCCCATTATAGTAGAAATTCGGTCATTCGTCAGGTCCGGGAGCGGGTGGGTAACGAATTTCGGAAATTGACGAATTATAGAAAATTccaggaaaaataaataaaacagatTTTGAAGTACaacattatattaataacataattacacaacatttttgttttataatacaaaaatttccgataatattgcggaatctggaaaagtacCCCGAATGCTTGTAgtgtttccacgttgaatggtaagggaaatcctctcgaaaaggaatttctttgaagtacatattattatgtattgttttcataattttaattgatg of Tenebrio molitor chromosome 6, icTenMoli1.1, whole genome shotgun sequence contains these proteins:
- the LOC138133147 gene encoding myogenesis-regulating glycosidase-like, with protein sequence MQIFCECFQGLRRIVNALQRYVKLYVAASFLCLLVQASSIRLNNDNVNLELTAGENSIGISLSLDDDEKISGQIGLTTSIDIPDDCDGASSCQLENGDVSLTVESIDSGFSISWETTDAEITFEDCLDLNSGETNWFGGPEMWNANWPIEDVSIKNRIYTTLKSDNGAVGERYWLNSKGGFVFVDDKVPLSLDQNNLIDGSICFISSLSGPYVGRDRVLLEYNLVAKNDAKEGHLYAVNNFLGKPEGHPDEWIIRNPIWTTWAKYKKDINDDTVVDFAQDIADHGFTGQIEIDDYWETCYGSLTFNDEQFSSITDTVKTLKDLGFTVTLWTHPFVNHDCEDTMNYGEENGYFVKSEDGGDETSWWDGNPAHYVDFTNEHAAKWYIDRLKSLQEQHGIDGFKFDAGESDYPPPNSVYNGDVELSPNSITSAYVRTCATFGGLIEVRSASRTQDLPIFVRMLDKDSRWGLNNGLHSLITSLLQFNINGYVFVLPDMIGGNGYAGAPTAELIARWTQANTFMPTMQFSYLPWDITSDDFDGEAIIKKYVALHEEYADEILNAMNNSITDGTPVNPPIWWVDPTNADALKVNDEYLLGETILVAPIIEEGGTSRDIVLPSGSWKDGNDGTVYEGPQTLKDYSAPIDVLPYFIKQ